aatacTCGGtcatattagtattcactatgtCACATTAGTACTCACCGAGTCATACTAGTAATAACTGtcatattagtattcactatgtcatattagtattcactatgtCATATTAATACTCAGTCATATTAATATTAGCATTCACTATGTCATATTAGTAttcaatatgtcatattaatacTCAGtcatattagtattcactatgtCACATTAGTACTCACCGAGTCATACTAGTATTAACTGtcatattagtattcactatgtcatattagtattcactatatCATATTAGTATTCAGTATGTCATATTAGTTTGAAGGGGGatcatgtctgtgtgtgtgtgtgtgtatacatatgttTGTAAGCCCTTTGACGTATTCCTCTTTCCATTAAGTGAACCAGGACTgatatatccaatagccgattattggttcgttaaacaaaacaaatttcaatttaACGCAATATTAATTGCAATCCACATATCAACTCTCCAGAATAGTCCGAACAAGAGGTCGAAATAGCTTTCGGATATCAGTTTTCGTTTGGTAACCAGTTTATTTTCTGGTATGTTTTTACAACATATTTTGTGTAATGCTGTATGATTTTCAGTTATAAACTACAAACTGAACACCTACATATAGTGATATTGAAGTAAGTGACtacatacactgtacatgtTCACTATTGTTGTGCAGGACCGTTTATGTTGGTAATGGCCATTGCAGCAAAAGAAAGAATATAATAAACTGAGCAGAACATAGAACCAGACTGTTTCTCAGTTAAAATGggtttcataataataataataataatttcgaTATATAATACACTCTTTTGAtgggtttgtttatttatttatttattattgttgttgttattttaatattaactgCTCAATGGggaaactaacttttttttccagtttttttgtttttgtttttttcgggggtgggggtgtaagCTTAATTCAGCAATACTATGCAAGTAATGTACAAGTCCCGTAACACTGTCTTCACCtcatagataataataataataataataataataacctctttttttaaatattttgtttattgttgctAGGGGGCttggtttttgttgggtttgttttgggggggaggggtaggGGTCGATAGGTCAATTGCTCTAGCTCGATTCCGCTTatatgttaaaggcatactgtcacagaccattgACCTGTTTAATCACCCAACAGTATATTACCagaacatatatacatttaatttgtccctAGAAGTATTTTATTCTTGAAAACAACTTTATCTCACTTgttactgataataataataataataaaaacgagTTATggccaacaaccccccccccccacacacaNNNNNNNNNNNNNNNNNNNNNNNNNNNNNNNNNNNNNNNNNNNNNNNNNNNNNNNNNNNNNNNNNNNNNNNNNNNNNNNNNNNNNNNNNNNNNNNNNNNNNNNNNNNNNNNNNNNNNNNNNNNNNNNNNNNNNNNNNNNNNNNNNNNNNNNNNNNNNNNNNNNNNNNNNNNNNNNNNNNNNNNNNNNNNNNNNNNNNNNNCACACTGTCCCAAACACTCACACATTGTCTTATTTGCAGCAGGACATATTGTTTTGGCTTGCCACTTTGAAAacaataacagcaggccattgCTGTCACGTGAAACAGTGAAGCCAATAAAATGGGATAATTTACAATAGTGACGTACCTGTGACAGTGTCAGCTCTCAGTGGAGCCAATAAAATGGGATAATTTACAATAGTGACGTACCTGTGACAGTGTCAACTCTCACGCATTTGTGACACATGAAACAGTGGAGCCAATAAAATGGGATAATTTACAATAGTGACGTACCTGTGACAGTGTCAGCTCTCAGTGGAGCCAATAAAATGGGATAATTTACAATAGTGACGTACCTGTGACAGTGTCAACTCTCAGTGGAGCCAATAAAATGGGATAATTTACAATAGTGACGTACCTGTGACAGTGTCAACTCTCACGCATTTGTGACACATGAAACAGTGGAGCCAATAAAATGGGATAATTTACAATAGTGACGTACCTGTGACAGTGTCAACTCTGACGCATTTGTGACAAAGATCACACTCTCAATCAACGCTCCTATAATCTCACgcttttttacaataaaaatattttataatcgtgGTTTGTAATATAGAGCTGAATGTAATTATATGCCGATTATGTACGGCTCTGTACATTGATTACCTACTAATACGGCATACCAGCCAATGAAAATCACTTCTATAAAGTTCTGCATTGTTTTGCGTGGAATTTCATTGATCACAATCTTCAGACTCTGACTGTCAGTGTGCCAAAACTTTgcaaaaagagagagagagagagagagagagagagagagagagagagagagagagagagagagagagagagagagagagagagagagagagagagagagagagtgagagtgagagtgagagtgagagtgagagtgagagagagatggaggggagagagagagagagtgagtttgggattaaacaaacaataaaacattgtgagggagagagagggagggagggagggagagggagagagagagagagagagagtgagtgagtgagtgagtgagtgagtgagtgagtgagtgagtgagtgtgagtgagtgagtgagtttgggattaaacaaacaataaaactggACCCCTTGACCAGGGTTTCACAGTGGAACCCAGCTTCTAATTCTAACTCCCTGGAATTGCCACAGGTTGATggtggtgtgtggtggtggtggtgtggtggtggtggtggtggtgtgtgtgggggtggtgtGTGGTGGTTGGGTTGGGGGTGTGGGTtatgtgtggtggtggtggttgtgtgggggtggtggtggtggtgtggggaggaggggggcattttgctttataatagtgtaaaaatgtgtaaatataaaagtgtggccccccccccccccaactttttggcaccttcctacgccactgctagCCCTCACAAAAGCTTTGGCTAGTGTTCtttgtattatagtaatacagttgatgatTTCCACTAGCCAGGACCGAGGGTTAGTGTACGTATTTGCCGAACCTTGTAGATAATGCTGAAATGttgtatgtaataatatgtGTTTTAATGAACTACAAGGAGTACAGTGCAGTGTTTATTGTTACAGGATGCGGTCATGTGCCGAGTCAAGTGAGGATGATGAACCAACCAAACTGAGCATCGAAAAGGGGGAATATACAAGCAGTAATGACACAGGtgatacttgttttgtttaactacaccactagagcacacaagtttcagagatcactatacaattttaaaaacattaaacagcagTTGCAGAAATATCGCTGTATAAAGATTCTTTTTGTCTTGTTCTCTCTCAcccttcctccctctctctctctctcacccttctttcctccctccctctctctctctctctcttcgttCCTCTTTCCTCCCTCTCTGTCTTGACCAAGTGTCAGCAATCTTAAAtgccaaatagccgtagtttaataTGTGTTgtcgttttaaaataaatattcctttcctttccatgcATTTAATAGCTTTTACCatattgtctctctctcttacccttccttccctcccctccttccctccctccctccctccctccctctcctctctctctctctctctctctctctctctctctctctctctctccctccctctttctctctcttacccttccctccctctctcgATCCTGACCAAGttaaaaaacaatgtgttgagttgtccgtaaacaaatattcctttcctttccatgcATTTAATAGTCTTCGTCTTGTTTTTGCAGAACCCAGCTCGTATCCTAAAGATGAGGCCGAACTTCTCAAGTTGAGGAAGAACATAGCCATGGAGCTGCTGTGGGTGCAACAAGCGATAAACAGCAGAAAAAACGTACGTGTTATACACACCTAACCCTAACCAGGCCTTTCCctaggatttttttaaggcgctaCAATTTTAGCATCAATGTAACACAAATCAAGTCAAAATAAGTGGAGTACAGTGGAACTTCGTTTGTCCAGACGTCCGGATTAACGAATTTCTGGATTACTGAAATGTACGTGATGAGTAACCTCCCTtgattcacaaacaaaataaaaatgaaaaacctttattttttgtCAGAACTATATACATGTGCCGTACGGCAAACATCGTTTACCTCAATGGTTCACAAAGCACTCCGTGATAGCTTGTTGTCTGATTGAACAGTTTGGTGCAAAGAAGTTTTGCATTCTGAGAATGAGTTCCAAGTTTTTTTCATCACCCATCGTCTCAAAAAACCTTACGAGCGATTCAATGTTTGCCTTGGCTTCCTTTGCTGAAGGGGCTGgctcattatcatcatcatcacttggATCATCTGCGTCTTTCGAATCCCACACAATATCCAGAATGTCATCATCGGAAAGTGACTGGTCTGTCTCTTCCTGACTGTCTGCGTTAACGTACTGCTCAGCCGTCAAAGCAGACGATTGGTCATTATCATCACCAGACTCATTATATGCGTTTAACAACTCACGTACCTTGGACAATGGCATGTCGTCATCTTCATCATCCTGCGCTCCAGTCTCCGAACTAGGTAGAATATCGACATGCCGGTAACAGTTGCGGATCGTCGCACACGTCACCTCACCCCATGCTTGCTTTACGAATCTTAACGCCTGTCGTAGATTGAGCACTTGCGGTTCGCCATCTTCAACACATTTGAGAAACAGCCTCACTAAATACCGTCGGTAGTGTGCCTTGAATGCTCGAATAATTCCCGCATCCATTGGCTGTATGTGTGCTGTGGTATTCGGTGGTAAAAAATGCACTTTAACATTACTCAATGCCACATTCCCACAAGCATGGCTGGCCGCGTTGTCAACAAGAAGAATAACTTGCAACCACGTGATTTCATTTGCCTGTCGAATGCTCTTAACCAATCACAAAAAAGGTCCGACATCATCCACGCTTTCTTGTTGTTACGATATCGGACGTAAACTTCCGGGTTGAAATCATTACCAAAACAACGTGGTCTCCGAGCTTTCGCGATCACAAACggctttatttttatatcaccGGTAAAATTTGCACAAAGTGCCACTGTTATCCTGTCCTTCGATCTTTTAACACCTTTCACAGGCTTTGAAACTAACGTGTAGTTTGGGCCCAGCTTAAAAAACAGTCCGGTTTCGTCCATGTTGAAAACATCTTCTGGTGCATAATCGTTTAATACTTTCTTCAgttcttctctcccactaaccactgcATTCTTGTCGGCACTTGCTGCTTCTCCTTCGTACACGTGTTTGGCAACGTTGTAGCGAGACTTAAAACGTGACAGCCACCCGCGAGAGTAAGCAAAGTCCATTAAGTTCATCTTTTCTCCCAGACTTTTGGCTTTTTCAATCAACATTTGGTTATTGATTGTTGCATTCCGACTGGACATGTCACTTAGCTACAGGTAGAGAGCCTCTTCTAACTTCTGGTTCTTGGCATTTCACTTAGCCACAGGTAGAGAGCCTCTTCTAACTTCTGGTTCTTGGCATGTCACTTCTGGTTCTTGGCATTTCACTTAGCCACAGGTAGAGAGCCTCTTCTAACTTCTGGTTCTTGGCATTTCACTTAGCTACAGGTAGAGAGCCTCTTCTAACTTCTGGTTCTTGGCATTTCACTTAGCCACAGGTAGAGAGCCTCTTCTAATTTCTGGTTCTTGGCATTTCACTTAGCTACAGGTAGAGAGCCTCTTCTAACTTCTGGTTCTTGGCATTTCACTTAGCTACAGGTAGAGAGCCTCTTCTAACTTCTGGTTCTTGGCATTTCACTTAGCCACAGGTAGAGAGCCTCTTCTAACTTCTGGTTCTTGGCATTTCACTTAGCTACAGGTAGAGAGCCTCTTCTAACTTCTGGTTCTTGGCA
Above is a genomic segment from Gigantopelta aegis isolate Gae_Host chromosome 7, Gae_host_genome, whole genome shotgun sequence containing:
- the LOC121376820 gene encoding IQ domain-containing protein C-like; the encoded protein is MCFNELQGVQCSVYCYRMRSCAESSEDDEPTKLSIEKGEYTSSNDTEPSSYPKDEAELLKLRKNIAMELLWVQQAINSRKNYLTLKAGMD